The genomic segment CCGCATCGAATATCTCAAACGACAGATCGCGCGCGCCGAGCGGCTGGCCAAGGCCATCCTCGACCGGCAGACCGCCGACCGGCTCCAGGCCTACGCCGCCGAATGCCGCGCCGAATTGTCGGAGCTGACGCTCAAGACCGCCGCGTGAGGTGGACCGGGGAGATACGTAGGGCGGATTAGCGCTAGCGTAATCCGCCACTTCTCCATCCCGGTGACGCATACCTTGGTGGATTACGCTGTCGCTAATCCACCCTGCGCGTCACACCAGCTTCAGCGGAGCATCGGCGACGACCCTCAGATCAATGCTGCCGATCAACGCTGAACGCCGCGCCTCCGCAGCACTGATGGCCTCGTCCGTCTGTCGCAACGTCGAGACGTTCGAGCCGAGCGAGACGATCCCGCCGAGCACCAGGGCGATTGATCCGAGCGCGGCAGTCTGACCGAAGCCGAACAGACCGAGGATCGTCACCAGCAGCAGCGCCGCCCCGCCCCCGATCGCGATCTTGGACGCCAGGATGTACTTCCGGCACCGCTCGGCAATCTCGGCGAGCCGCTCGATCCGATCTTCGATGTCGGAGATTTCGTCGGTCGGGTCGTCTTCGGTCATTGGATTGAGGATACCGATTGTAGGGCGGATTAGGCGCAGCCGTAATCCGCGGGTTCGGATGAGTGGCGGGTTACGCTTCGCTAACCCGCCCTACGCCTCCCCTCACAACGGCAAATTGTCGTGCTTCTTCGCCGGCATTTCCGTCTTCTTGTCCTTCAGCATCGAAAGCGCCCGCGCGATCCGCTTGCGGGTCGAGTGCGGCATGATGACGTCGTCGATGTAGCCGCGCTCGGCAGCGATGAACGGCGACAGGAAGCGGTCTTCGTATTCCTTGGTGCGGGCTGCGATCTTGTCGGGGTCGCCGATGTCGCTGCGGAAGATGATCTCGACCGCGCCCTTGGCGCCCATCACCGCGATCTGCGCGGTCGGCCAGGCGTAGTTCATGTCGGCGCCGATCTCCTTGGAGGCCATGACGTCGAAGGCGCCGCCATAGGCCTTGCGGGTGATGATGGTGACGAGCGGCACGGTGCATTGCGAATAGGCAAACAGGAGCTTGGCGCCGTGCTTGATCAGGCCGCCATATTCCTGCGCGGTGCCGGGCAGGAAGCCCGGCACGTCGACGAAGGTGACGATCGGGATGTTGAAGGCGTCGCAGAAGCGGACGAAGCGCGCCGCCTTGCGCGAGGCGTCGCTGTCGAGCACGCCGGCCAGCACCATCGGCTGGTTGGCGACGAAGCCGACGGTGCGCCCGGCGATGCGGCCGAAGCCGGTGACGATGTTCTTGGCGAAGGCTTCCGCGATCTCGAAGAAGTCGCCCTCGTCCACGACCTTCAGGATCAGCTCCTTCATGTCGTAGGGCTTGTTCGGATTGTCGGGGATCAGCGTGTCGAGCGACATGTCGACCCGCTCGATGTCATCGAAGCTCGGCCATTCCGGCACGCCGTCGGTGTTGTTGGAGGGCAGAAAGTCGATCAGGCGACGCATCTGCAACAGCGTCTCGACGTCGTTCTCGAAGGCGCCGTCGGCGATCGAGGATCGCGTCGCATGCACCGAGGCGCCGCCGAGCTCCTCGGCGGTGACGACCTCGTTGGTCACGGTCTTCACCACGTCGGGGCCCGTGACGAACATGTAGCTGGTGTTCTTCACCATGAAGATGAAGTCGGTCATCGCAGGTGAATAGACGTCGCCGCCGGCGCAGGGGCCCATGATGACGGAGATCTGCGGGATCACGCCCGAGGCGAGCACGTTGCGGCGGAACACGTAGGAATAGCCGGCGAGCGCGGCGACGCCTTCCTGGATGCGGGCGCCGCCGGCGTCATAGAGGCCGATGATGGGCGCCCTCGCCTTCATCGCCATGTCCTGCAACTTGGTGATCTTGAGCGCGTGGGTCTCGGACAGCGAGCCGCCGAACACCGTAAAGTCTTTGGCGAAGACAAAAGTCTTGCGGCCGTTGACGGTGCCCCATCCCGTGACGACGCCGTCGCCCGGCACCTTGGTCTTCTCCATGCCGAACTCGGTGGAGCGGTGCTCGACGAACATGTCGAACTCCTCGAACGACCCCTTGTCGAGCAACAGCTCGATGCGCTCGCGCGCCGTCAGCTTGCCGCGGGCGTGCTGCGCCTCGATGCGCTTCTCCCCGCCGCCGAGCTTTGCGCCGGCACGACGATCTTCAAGGGCGTCCAGGATGTGTTTCATTTGCTCCCGCCAGTTCTTAAGTGATGGGCGGGTTCTAACACGGCATTTTGCGACCCGGAAAGCCGCTTTCGCCGTCGCAGGGCTGGCTTGCCGTAGCGGGAAAGCGCAAGGAATTACAAAGTTTTGCCGAGGAGGCGAGCGTGACGGAAGGAAGGGGCGAGACGGGCGCCGCGACTGGCGGCGTCAACATCCTGCTGCGGCTGGAGGGCCTGACCCTGTTTGCAGCGATGGTGACGCTCTATGCGGCCTGGGATGGGTCGTGGCTGGTGTTTGCCCTGCTGTTCTTCGTGCCCGATCTGAGCTTCCTGGCCTACCTGTCCGACGCCAGGTTCGGCGCGATGGTCTACAACGCTGCCCACAGCTACATGGCCCCGGTGGCGTTGCTGACGCTGGGCTTCGGCCTCGCCTCGCCCTCACCCTTTCCATCGCCTTGATCTGGCTTGCCCATATCGGCCTCGACCGGGCGCTCGGCTACGGCCTGAAATATTCCGCCGGGTTCGGCTTCACCCATTTGGGGCGGATCGGGCGGCAGAGGGACTTCTGATCTCAAATTTGGCAGCCCGGCAGGTTGACCGGGCCGACCGATTCAGGCTTGCTCCGGAACGATCAGGCGCCGAATGTTGCGTGAGCCCAGTCGGTACGGCGGCGGTTCTTTACGCCTTAGCTCGAGCATCACCAACTGGCATCACCGAGATGTCCGCGACGGTCGTCCCCCTGCCGCCGAACCCATCGTCCGAAACCATCGACTTCCTGCGCCGCATGGCCGGCATGGTGTCGGGGCGGAACGGCGAGATGCTGCTGCGTGCAGCCAGCATGATCGAGTCGCTGAGCCAGCGGGCGATGTCGGCCGAGCGGCTCTATCATCAGGTTCAGGAAGAGAGCACGCGCAACGCCGAGCTGCGCGAGTCCGCCGAACTCGCTTCCGACGCCATGGTCGGCCAGATCGCGGCGCTGCGGGCGCAGCTCGCGGAAGTCACCGCGGCTGCCGCCGCGGACCGCGCGGCATTCGATGCCGAACGCAACAAGCTTGTCGGCCTGATGCAGCATGCGGAAAGCCATATCGTCAAAATCACCGGCGAGCTCGACAGCCTGCGCGCCTCCGTCGACAGTTTCAACGAGACAGCGGTCTCGGTGCCGATCGAGGCGCTGCGGCTGGCGCGGACGCAATTCGATTATCTCTCGAGCGGCTTTGCCCGGCGCGGCGATCCAATCTCGCAGGCCATGAGCGAGATCGGCGGCTTTGCCGTTGACCAGGCGCTGGCGGCGAAGCCTGACCCTGCCTGAACTCCGCCCGGCGACCGAAGCAGGCGCTGCCGCGGCCTAAAGCGAAATGGCCGTCGGTTGAATCGATGGCCGCGGTTCCTTCACCTCTCCCGCTTGCGGGAGAGGTCGGCGCGAAGCGCCGGGTGAGGGTTCTTTCCTCTTGGAGATTGTCCCATTGCGGAAACACCCTCTCCCCAACCCTCTCCCGCAAGCGGGAGAGGGAGCGCACCTCAGTCGCAGCAATCGAGTTTCATCATGCTTTAGCCACGATAATCCCATGTCGATGCACTCTCTGAGAGGACCCGCAAGAGACTGCGGATCCGTGTCGGCATCTGTTTGCGGCTGACCTGGACGGCGTGGATCGGCGTATTCGGCACGCGCCAGCCGGAGTTGCTGATGGCTGCGTGGTGTTGCCATGACGTCATCATAGCAGTGACTTCGAAACCACTACAAGGCCGGGCGTCCGAAGCGATATCAGCTCGCAGCAAGAACTCACGACCGGAGAGAACAATGTTCGTCGATATCGATAATGGATCACTCGTGACCGCAGGCTCGAGCTTGCCCGGAGATCAACCCATCTTCATGCTCAATCTTCTACGCTATCGGGATGAGGCCTTGTACCGGGACAAGTCCGAGCTTCCGGCCTGCAGCGGGCGCGAAGCCTATTACACGCGCTATGTCCCCGCATTTCGCAAGGTCGCAATTCCGCTAGGGGTCACGCCGACTTGGCTTGGCTCTGTCGGAGCCCTGCTGGTTGCGGCGCAAGGCGAAGCCTGGCACGACGCCGCAATGGTCCGCTACCCCGACTTCGCGACCTTTCGAGCCATCGTCTTGAGCTCCGACTACCGACGTGAGGCCGAGCCCCACCGCTTGGCCGCGCTCGCCGATTGGCGTCTGATTGCGACGACCGAGGTTCAGGTGCCGGCTTGACGACGGTCGCGCTAGATCGCTCCGATCTCGGAAAGGCAGGCTTGCGTCAGCGTCATGCGAGCCTCGATGTGGCGCGGCTCCTTGCAATCCATGTTGAGCGCGAACACGGTATGCGCCTCGCCCTTCTCGGCCCAGCCGACCATCCAGCCGAGCGAAGGCTCGCCGCGCTCGGCGCCCAGGAGGCCGGACTTGGCGCGAACGACGGCGTCGCCGACCTTGGTCACCGGCAGGATGTCGGCGACGAGATCCTGGCTGCGCTTTGAGATCGGCAGCGCGCGGCGGCGCAGCCGGTCGACGAAATCGACTTGCTCGACCGGATCGATGCGCAAGGCCCCGGTGAGCCAGAACTGGTCGATGCCGCCGCCGATGTCGCGATTGCCGTAGTCGAACGCGTCGACGTATTGTTGCATGCGCACCTCGCCGATGCGGCGCGCGATCTCCTGATAGACCGGCACCGCGCTCACGAGAATCGCGCTGCGCAGCGTGTGATCCTTGTTCCAGGCCTCGATCGGGCGCTTGACGCCGTCCCAGGGAAACACGTCCTTGTCGGGATCAGTGACGACACCGCTCTCGAGCGCAATCAGCGCGTTTGGAATCTTGAAGGTCGAGGCCGGCAGCTTGCCCTCGCCCGAGCGTTCCTTGTCGCTGGCGACGATCAGATAATCCTCGACCTTGTAGCCGACGAACGTGCCTGACGTGCCGAGCTCGGTGAAGCGCTTTGCAAGAGTGTCGCTGATTTCATTGCGCGGTGGCGCGACATGGGCGCGCGCGCGTCGGGGCAGGATCGCGGTTGCGGCGAGGAGGCCGAGGGTGGAACGGCGGGTGAGCAAGGCAGTGTCCGTCGAATGATGAAAGTTGCCGCGACCATGCAGCCGAGACGTGGTGAAACGATGACAGATGGTTTCTATCGCCCCCGGCCCGACAGCCGCAGCACGAACACCAGCACCTCGGCGACGGCCTTGTAGAGATCCGGCGGGATTTCGTCGCCGAGCTCGACCTTCGACAGAGCGCCGGCCAGAACCTCGTTTTCCTCGATCGGAATATCGTGGGCCTTCGCTATCTCGACGATCTTTTCGCCGATCGTGCCCTTGCCCTTGGCGACGACGACGGGCGCGCCGGAGCCCTTCTCGTAATGCAGCGCGATCGCGAGCTTGGACGGATCGCTCATGTGGCGCGATCCAGGAAGTGGCCGGCGCGGGCCGGCGCCGGTGGCGGCGGCGTGCCGTCGCGGACCACGATATCACCGGGCTTGAGCTCGGCCTTCGTCAAGGCCTGGCTGAGCTCACCGATGCCGGCGCGGAGCTGCTGCGCCGTCGCCGGCCGCTCTGCCCACATCCGTACGAAGGTCTTGTCGCCGTTCAGCGTGATCAGCGCATGCACGGGTCCGGCCGGCTCGACATTGAGCGAGAAGCGCGCGCGCCAGGCGCGCTTGACGGGATCGGCGGACTCGTTGCCGCCATCGCGCGAGATCTCAAACTGCGCCATCGCGGTGCCTTGCGGAGTCGCGAACGGAATCTCGAAATTCCACTGCGGCACGGCCGGATCGGTGCGGTGGCCGCTGGCGTCGGTGCGATCGGGGAGCGAAGCAATCTGCAACAGCGTCTGCCGGGCGATCGCGGCATCGGTGTCATCGAGCAGACGATGCACGGTCGCAGTCAGTGGCGTGTCCGGCGCAAGCGACGGCGCGGCAATGGACTGCGGCGCCGGCAGCGCACCGCGGACTGGCGGAGGTGTCGGCTGTGCGGCAGCCTCGAAGACATGGGCATCCGGCAACGCCTTGTTGGAGCCCGGTACGTTGCCGGTCAGGCGCGGCAGGTTTTGCGTGAGCTCTTGCAGCAGGCTCGCGGCAAGGCCGGCGGACATGGTTCGCGGCACCGCGGCTTGCGGATTGTTGCCCGTCACCTCGGCCAGCACGGCGGCAGCAAGCGCACCGCGCGACAATTGCGCCGGTTGGGCGACGTCCGCATCCGGTGACGGCGACGCCGCTTGTGCCGTCCCGCCCGCCAGCCCAGCCGCGGAGGCTGCGGTGTGCGTCGCGGCCGCAGCACTCGCCGGCAGCGACACACCTTGCGGAGTTGCCTGCGGCACTCCCGTCTCGATCGCGCCGGAGGTCGACGCCAGCGTCTGGCGCAACACCAGCAGTGCGGCCTTCAAGTCCGGGATCACGCCGGCGGATGGCGTTGTGCCTGCGGCCAATGACGCCTCGAAAAACAGCCCGGACTTCTGGAAGGCAGATTCGATATCGCCGCCGTCGAGGGCCTGGTTGAACGACGTCTGTTGTGCAAGCACGTCGAGCACCGCCTGCTTCAGCCCTGCGGGCAGGTTGCTGCCTGTCACGACGGAGGCCAGGTTGGCGAACAGCGGCGCCTGGCTCCCCTGTTTGGTCGCGGCCTCGGCAGAGGCCGTCGCGACGGCGGCCTGCTCGGACGGCGTCAGGGTGTTCCGTGCCGTTGCCACTGACGGTGCCAGCGGCGGGCTGTCCACCAGCGCGGCCGCCCGCGGCGTCAGCGTAACCTGATCGCCCGCCGCCTCGCCTGCCCCGCTCATGACGGCGAGGCGAATGGTGCCGTTGTTCTGCGAGACCGCGAGCTGGAGGTTCTGCCCCGGCGTCAGCGCCAGCTCCGACATCACGTCCATCGACAGGTTGGCGATCGCGATCCGCACCAGATTGTCGGCGAGCACGCTGACCACCCTGGCATCGACCACACTGCCGGCTTGAAGCACGAGATCCGGTGTCGCCGCATCAGCCGGGCGACTGGCAGCGTTGACGGGAGCAATGGAGGTGACCGGCGTCGGCATTCGGCAGCCCAAGGGGAGCGCCGGCTACCGTAACCGCTGCCTCGTAAACCTCTCGTTAAGGACCTTGGACGGACGGCGACTTCACCGCCGCCAGAACCGTCACGGCGGCCTGGAAATCCTTCAGGCGGGCGGCGCGGCGGGCGGCCGCCTCCTCGTCCACGCCCCATTGCTCCGCGTTCCAGTCCTCGTCTACATGGGCGGCGGCCCAGACCTGGTCGGCATCGCGCACGCCCTGGTCCAGCGCCAGCGCCAGCAGCGCCGAGCCGGTCAGGGTGGTCACCATGTGGAGCGCAGCGACCGACCAGGGGTCGCCGGGCAGCGCGGCCCGTGCGGCCTTCAAAGCCTCGTCCGGCTGCTTCACGTGCATCACGCCCTCCGACAGGATGAAATGCGCCCCCAGCGTCTCCGCCGCCCAGAACAGCACGGGGTCCCAATGCGCAGCCTCGCGGGCGACCAGTCCCTCGGGATGGCCGGCTCGATAGAACAGCAAGTCGGACTCGAAATATTTGGCGAGGTCGTCGCTGACGAGCTCGACGCGATCGACGACGCCCTCGACCACGCTGTTGGCGATCCGCGTCAACGGCATGGTCACGGGATCGATCGTCTCACCCTGGGCCGCCCATTCCGCGGCGACGCGATCTGCGAGCGCGCGCGTCGGGATCACCACCTGGCGACCCGACGGCGTGCGGATCGGCTTGCCGTCGACAGTGACGGCGAAGCCCCCCTCGGCATCGGCGACGCCGGCCTCCTTGTAGAAGCGCTTGCGCAGGGGCGCGCGCGCGGAGGCGCGCGCCGAGTCCCGGGGATCCGGCGGGGGCTGGCTTGCTGCTTCTTCGAACAATTCGCGCATGTCGGTTTTCGGTTCCGGTCGCTGGATGCTAGGCTTCTAAGATAAGACCGGCGGCCGATAAAGCGAGCGGCGGGCATGAGGGAAGTTGCGGGCATTGGGGCCCTGTTGGCAGGATTTTGGCTGGCCGCGGCGGAGGCCGGCTTCCGCACCCCGGAATCGCTGGTCCGCAACGTCTATGCCCATTACGGCGAAGGGACGCCGGAGCTGTCAAAAGGCTTGCCGCGGGATGCCGTGACCGCGCGCCAGTTCTTCGATCCGCCACTGCGCAAGGCCTGGAGCACGCCGAGAGTCGAGCCCTATGATTTCCTGGTGCAGAGCCCGACCTGGAAGCTCGGCCCTGTTACGATCGCGGTC from the Bradyrhizobium sp. WBAH42 genome contains:
- a CDS encoding acyl-CoA carboxylase subunit beta, which produces MKHILDALEDRRAGAKLGGGEKRIEAQHARGKLTARERIELLLDKGSFEEFDMFVEHRSTEFGMEKTKVPGDGVVTGWGTVNGRKTFVFAKDFTVFGGSLSETHALKITKLQDMAMKARAPIIGLYDAGGARIQEGVAALAGYSYVFRRNVLASGVIPQISVIMGPCAGGDVYSPAMTDFIFMVKNTSYMFVTGPDVVKTVTNEVVTAEELGGASVHATRSSIADGAFENDVETLLQMRRLIDFLPSNNTDGVPEWPSFDDIERVDMSLDTLIPDNPNKPYDMKELILKVVDEGDFFEIAEAFAKNIVTGFGRIAGRTVGFVANQPMVLAGVLDSDASRKAARFVRFCDAFNIPIVTFVDVPGFLPGTAQEYGGLIKHGAKLLFAYSQCTVPLVTIITRKAYGGAFDVMASKEIGADMNYAWPTAQIAVMGAKGAVEIIFRSDIGDPDKIAARTKEYEDRFLSPFIAAERGYIDDVIMPHSTRKRIARALSMLKDKKTEMPAKKHDNLPL
- the blaOXA gene encoding class D beta-lactamase, encoding MLTRRSTLGLLAATAILPRRARAHVAPPRNEISDTLAKRFTELGTSGTFVGYKVEDYLIVASDKERSGEGKLPASTFKIPNALIALESGVVTDPDKDVFPWDGVKRPIEAWNKDHTLRSAILVSAVPVYQEIARRIGEVRMQQYVDAFDYGNRDIGGGIDQFWLTGALRIDPVEQVDFVDRLRRRALPISKRSQDLVADILPVTKVGDAVVRAKSGLLGAERGEPSLGWMVGWAEKGEAHTVFALNMDCKEPRHIEARMTLTQACLSEIGAI
- a CDS encoding EscU/YscU/HrcU family type III secretion system export apparatus switch protein — translated: MSDPSKLAIALHYEKGSGAPVVVAKGKGTIGEKIVEIAKAHDIPIEENEVLAGALSKVELGDEIPPDLYKAVAEVLVFVLRLSGRGR
- a CDS encoding flagellar hook-length control protein FliK, with protein sequence MPTPVTSIAPVNAASRPADAATPDLVLQAGSVVDARVVSVLADNLVRIAIANLSMDVMSELALTPGQNLQLAVSQNNGTIRLAVMSGAGEAAGDQVTLTPRAAALVDSPPLAPSVATARNTLTPSEQAAVATASAEAATKQGSQAPLFANLASVVTGSNLPAGLKQAVLDVLAQQTSFNQALDGGDIESAFQKSGLFFEASLAAGTTPSAGVIPDLKAALLVLRQTLASTSGAIETGVPQATPQGVSLPASAAAATHTAASAAGLAGGTAQAASPSPDADVAQPAQLSRGALAAAVLAEVTGNNPQAAVPRTMSAGLAASLLQELTQNLPRLTGNVPGSNKALPDAHVFEAAAQPTPPPVRGALPAPQSIAAPSLAPDTPLTATVHRLLDDTDAAIARQTLLQIASLPDRTDASGHRTDPAVPQWNFEIPFATPQGTAMAQFEISRDGGNESADPVKRAWRARFSLNVEPAGPVHALITLNGDKTFVRMWAERPATAQQLRAGIGELSQALTKAELKPGDIVVRDGTPPPPAPARAGHFLDRAT
- a CDS encoding ATP12 family chaperone protein, which translates into the protein MRELFEEAASQPPPDPRDSARASARAPLRKRFYKEAGVADAEGGFAVTVDGKPIRTPSGRQVVIPTRALADRVAAEWAAQGETIDPVTMPLTRIANSVVEGVVDRVELVSDDLAKYFESDLLFYRAGHPEGLVAREAAHWDPVLFWAAETLGAHFILSEGVMHVKQPDEALKAARAALPGDPWSVAALHMVTTLTGSALLALALDQGVRDADQVWAAAHVDEDWNAEQWGVDEEAAARRAARLKDFQAAVTVLAAVKSPSVQGP